One Cellulomonas sp. WB94 genomic window, AGCAAGGTGCGTCACAGCGGGGCGCACCCGGACAGGCGGCCGGACGGACCGAGGGGGCCCACCGGATCGGCGGGCCCCCTCGGGGCAGATCAACGGACTGACGTCAGCGGAAGTCGCCGAAGTCGATGTCCTCGAGCGGGACTGCCTCGCCCGAGCCGAGGCCCAGGGACGGGAAGTCGATCTCGTCGTAGCCGAAGGACGGGTACAGCTCGGCCTTCGCCTCCTCGGTCGGCTCGACCACCACGTTGCGGTAGCGGGCCAGGCCCGTGCCGGCGGGGATGAGCTTGCCGAGGATGACGTTCTCCTTGAGGCCCAGCAGCGGGTCGCTGCGCCCCGACATCGCGGCCTCGGTGAGGACACGCGTCGTCTCCTGGAAGGAGGCCGCGGACAGCCACGAGTCGGTCGCGAGCGACGCCTTCGTGATGCCCATGAGTTCCGGACGGCCCGAGGCCGGCTGCCCGCTCTCGGACACCGCCCGACGGTTCGCGTCCTCGAACCGGCCACGCTCGGCGAGCTCGCCGGGCAGGAGGTCCGTGTCGCCCGAGTCGAGGACCGTCACCCGGCGCAGCATCTGCCGGACGATGACCTCGATGTGCTTGTCGTGGATGTCCACGCCCTGCGAGCGGTAGACCTCCTGCACCTCGTCGACCAGGTGCTTCTGCGTCGCACGCGGGCCGAGGATGCGCAGGACCTTCTTGGGGTCGACCGCACCGACGACGAGCTGCGTGCCGACCTCGACGTGGTCGCCGTCGCTGACGAGCAGGCGCGACCGCTTCGTGATCGGGTACGCCAGCTCCTCCGAGCCGTCGTCCGGGGTCAGCATGATGCGGCGGGTCCGGTCGGACTCGTCGATCGTGATCCGGCCCGAGAACTCCGCGATCGGTCCCTCACCCTTGGGGGTGCGGGCTTCGAAGAGCTCCTGGATACGGGGCAGACCCTGGGTGATGTCGTCGGCCGAGGCCACACCACCCGTGTGGAAGGTACGCATCGTGAGCTGCGTGCCGGGCTCGCCGATCGACTGGGCCGCGATGATGCCGACGGCCTCGCCGATGTCCACGAGCTTGCCGGTCGCGAGCGAGCGGCCGTAGCACTTGGCGCACGTGCCGACCCGCGACTCGCAGGTCAGGACCGAGCGGACCTTGAGGTCCGTGACTCCCGCGGCGAGCAGCGAGTCGATGAGCACGTCGCCCACGTCGTCGCCCGCGTGGCCGATGACGTTGCCGTCGATCTCGACGTCGGTCGACAGCGTGCGCGAGTAGACGCTCGTCTCGACCTTGTCGTGGCGGCGCAGCGTGCCGTCGGCTCCCGGGACGCCCACCGTCATGACGAGACCGCGCTCGGTGCCGCAGTCCTCCTCACGAACGATGACGTCCTGCGAGACGTCCACCAGACGACGCGTCAGGTAGCCCGAGTCGGCGGTCCGCAGAGCGGTGTCCGCCAGGCCCTTGCGAGCACCGTGCGTCGCGATGAAGTACTCCAGGACCGACAGGCCCTCGCGGTAGTTCGCCTTGATGGGGCGCGGGATGATCTCGCCCTTGGGGTTCGCCACGAGGCCGCGCATACCGGCGATCTGACGGACCTGCATCCAGTTACCACGAGCACCGGAACCGACCATCTTGTAGACGGTGTTGTCCTTGCGGAAGTTGGCCCGCATCGCGTCGGCGACCTTGTCGGTCGCCTGCGTCCAGATCTCGATGAGCTCCTGGCGACGCTCGTCGTCGGTGATCAGGCCCTTCTCGTACTGGCCCTGCACCTTGGCGGCGCGCCCCTCGTGCTCCTCGAGGATCTCCGCCTTCTCCGCAGCCGGGGTGGCGACGTCGGAGATGGCGATCGTGACGCCCGAACGGGTGGCCCAGCGGAAGCCGGCCTCCTTGAGCGCGTCGAGGGACGCGGCGACCGCGACCTTCGGGTAGCGCTCGGCGAGGTCGTTGACGATGACCGACAGCCGCTTCTTGTCGACGACGCCGTTCTCGTACGGGTAGTCGACCGGGAGCAGCTCGTTGAACAGCGCGCGACCCAGGGTCGTCTGGTACGTCAGGGTCCCGCCCTGCACCCAGCCCTCAGGCGCGTCCTGCTCCGCGAGGATCAGGT contains:
- a CDS encoding DNA-directed RNA polymerase subunit beta' encodes the protein MLDVNVFDELRIGLATAEDIRTWSHGEVKKPETINYRTLKPEKDGLFCEKIFGPTRDWECYCGKYKRVRFKGIICERCGVEVTRSKVRRERMGHIELAAPVTHIWFFKGVPSRLGYLLDLAPKDLEKVIYFAAYMITSVDVDGRHEDLPNLQNEIDLEKKEISDRRDNDINTRATKLEADLAELEAEGAKADARRKVRDSAEREMAQIRKRADADLERLDTVWDRFKNLKVADLEGDEMLYRQLQDRYGNYFEGSMGAAAIQKRLEAFDLEAESDSLRDIIKNGKGQRKTRALKRLKVVNAFLTTSNSPTGMVLDAVPVIPPDLRPMVQLDGGRFATSDLNDLYRRVINRNNRLKRLLDLGAPEIIVNNEKRMLQEAVDSLFDNGRRGRPVTGPGNRPLKSISDMLKGKQGRFRQNLLGKRVDYSGRSVIVVGPQLKLHQCGLPKQMALELFKPFVMKRLVDLNHAQNIKSAKRMVERARPVVWDVLEEVITEHPVLLNRAPTLHRLGIQAFEPQLVEGKAIHLHPLVCAAFNADFDGDQMAVHLPLSAEAQAEARILMLSSNNILKPSDGRPVTMPSQDMIIGLYHLTNDKDDPIGAGRVFSSVSEAVMAFDQKSLDLNAPVGIRLDDLILAEQDAPEGWVQGGTLTYQTTLGRALFNELLPVDYPYENGVVDKKRLSVIVNDLAERYPKVAVAASLDALKEAGFRWATRSGVTIAISDVATPAAEKAEILEEHEGRAAKVQGQYEKGLITDDERRQELIEIWTQATDKVADAMRANFRKDNTVYKMVGSGARGNWMQVRQIAGMRGLVANPKGEIIPRPIKANYREGLSVLEYFIATHGARKGLADTALRTADSGYLTRRLVDVSQDVIVREEDCGTERGLVMTVGVPGADGTLRRHDKVETSVYSRTLSTDVEIDGNVIGHAGDDVGDVLIDSLLAAGVTDLKVRSVLTCESRVGTCAKCYGRSLATGKLVDIGEAVGIIAAQSIGEPGTQLTMRTFHTGGVASADDITQGLPRIQELFEARTPKGEGPIAEFSGRITIDESDRTRRIMLTPDDGSEELAYPITKRSRLLVSDGDHVEVGTQLVVGAVDPKKVLRILGPRATQKHLVDEVQEVYRSQGVDIHDKHIEVIVRQMLRRVTVLDSGDTDLLPGELAERGRFEDANRRAVSESGQPASGRPELMGITKASLATDSWLSAASFQETTRVLTEAAMSGRSDPLLGLKENVILGKLIPAGTGLARYRNVVVEPTEEAKAELYPSFGYDEIDFPSLGLGSGEAVPLEDIDFGDFR